One Fusobacterium ulcerans DNA segment encodes these proteins:
- a CDS encoding ACT domain-containing protein, with protein MKEKYLIVNKKILPDYFEKVVEARNLLTEGKVKGISDAVKMVGISRSTYYKYKDYVFLPSDNSIGRKALVSMMLEHKKGVLSEVLNYLSSVNGNIITINQNIPINEVASVVISLDISDITIPIEDIISGIEQINYVGSTKLLSLE; from the coding sequence ATGAAAGAAAAATACCTTATAGTCAATAAAAAAATCCTTCCAGATTATTTTGAAAAAGTAGTTGAAGCAAGAAATCTTTTAACTGAAGGAAAGGTAAAAGGAATAAGTGATGCTGTAAAAATGGTTGGAATCAGCAGAAGTACTTATTATAAATATAAAGATTACGTTTTTCTTCCCTCTGATAACAGTATAGGGAGAAAAGCCCTTGTATCTATGATGCTTGAACATAAAAAAGGAGTGTTGTCTGAAGTTTTGAATTATCTTTCTTCTGTAAATGGGAATATAATCACAATAAATCAGAATATTCCTATTAATGAAGTGGCATCAGTTGTTATATCTCTGGATATTTCAGATATAACTATTCCTATTGAAGATATTATCAGTGGAATAGAGCAGATAAATTATGTAGGTTCAACAAAACTTCTTTCTTTAGAATAA
- the ptsG gene encoding glucose-specific PTS transporter subunit IIBC gives MKIFAEVQKIGKALMTPVAILPAAGLFLAFGNKLQFTLMEQAGQVIFSNLPLLFAIGAAIGLVGGDGVAALSAVVAILIMNTTMGIVSGAAAGIAAGDMSYAMVLGIPTLQTGVFGGLIAGIIAAVCYKKFYKTELPAFLGFFAGKRLVPIVTAVAAFVIGLAMPVIWQPVQIGLAKLSYLANETNTNVSTFIFGVIERSLIPFGLHHIFYAPFWYQFGEYTNAAGQVVNGDQAIWFAMLKDGVTNFSSATYQGAGKFLTGKFVFMMFGLPAAALAMYQEAKPANKKLVGGILFSAALTSFLTGITEPLEFSFLFVAPILYGIHCIFAGLSFMLMNMLNVRIGMTFSGGLIDYIAFGVLPGTSGFQNNWYLVIVVGLCLSVVYFFGFRFAIRKFNLMTPGREDAVIEEVSASGNEIKSDELAVGVLEALGGKDNLVSLDSCITRLRVEVKDTKTVSDKDLKKLGASGVLKVGTNGVQAIFGSKAQFICNDLKKMTGI, from the coding sequence ATGAAAATTTTTGCAGAAGTACAAAAAATTGGAAAAGCATTGATGACACCAGTTGCTATATTACCAGCTGCTGGACTATTCCTTGCTTTTGGAAACAAGTTGCAATTTACACTGATGGAACAAGCAGGGCAGGTAATATTCAGCAACCTTCCATTACTATTTGCAATAGGAGCAGCTATTGGTCTCGTAGGAGGAGACGGAGTAGCAGCACTATCAGCAGTAGTAGCAATACTTATTATGAATACAACAATGGGAATCGTATCAGGGGCAGCTGCTGGAATAGCAGCAGGAGATATGTCTTATGCAATGGTATTAGGAATACCTACACTTCAGACAGGAGTTTTTGGAGGATTGATAGCTGGTATAATTGCAGCAGTATGTTATAAGAAGTTTTATAAAACAGAACTTCCAGCATTTTTAGGATTCTTTGCAGGAAAAAGATTAGTACCTATCGTTACAGCAGTAGCAGCTTTTGTAATAGGGCTTGCAATGCCGGTTATATGGCAGCCAGTTCAAATAGGGCTTGCAAAATTATCGTATTTAGCTAATGAAACAAATACAAATGTATCTACTTTCATATTTGGAGTAATAGAGAGATCACTTATTCCATTTGGATTGCACCATATTTTCTATGCACCTTTCTGGTATCAGTTTGGGGAATATACAAATGCAGCAGGGCAAGTGGTTAATGGAGATCAGGCAATATGGTTTGCTATGTTGAAAGATGGAGTTACTAATTTCTCAAGTGCTACTTATCAAGGGGCAGGGAAATTCCTTACAGGAAAATTTGTGTTTATGATGTTTGGACTGCCAGCAGCAGCTTTAGCAATGTATCAGGAAGCTAAGCCGGCTAATAAGAAGCTGGTAGGAGGAATATTGTTCTCAGCAGCTCTTACTTCATTTCTGACTGGAATAACAGAGCCATTGGAATTCTCATTCCTATTTGTTGCTCCTATTCTTTATGGAATACACTGTATATTTGCAGGGCTGTCATTTATGTTGATGAATATGCTTAATGTAAGAATTGGAATGACATTCTCTGGTGGACTTATTGACTATATAGCTTTTGGAGTACTTCCAGGAACAAGTGGATTCCAGAATAACTGGTATTTAGTAATAGTAGTTGGACTATGTCTGTCAGTAGTATATTTTTTTGGATTTAGATTTGCTATCAGAAAATTTAATCTGATGACTCCAGGTAGAGAAGATGCGGTGATAGAAGAGGTTTCAGCTTCAGGTAATGAAATAAAATCAGATGAACTTGCAGTAGGAGTTTTAGAAGCTTTAGGTGGAAAAGATAATCTTGTATCTCTTGATTCATGTATAACAAGATTGAGAGTAGAAGTAAAAGATACAAAAACAGTAAGTGACAAAGATTTGAAAAAATTGGGAGCTTCTGGGGTGCTGAAAGTAGGAACTAATGGAGTTCAGGCTATTTTTGGTTCAAAAGCACAATTTATATGTAATGATTTGAAAAAGATGACAGGAATTTAA
- a CDS encoding helix-turn-helix domain-containing protein, protein MDTEKELQLQRFKIIEPFLRKEKKLKEIEEETGVSYATLKRWVNAYKKNGILGLDKKQRTDKDSYRAIDEDGVEFIEQICRESKETKISKLYSFCKEKLSSKYNISYPTFYRIVSNLDGFFNKSSSLHMKKIKKENQVYLVLEIPLYILVSEEESEHKIVPQLLISIDVATLKPINHALNYNTSSIYTLLSFIRESMLKVSVKSGKLVKPQEILVSSENINNKKILKEIYDSTSIKITEYFSENEEIRKFVSFLEEDIEKFYYQNNKILSYQNLKSFLDSYIYLDNQKYDFALKYEMIEVIPSIRELDIFLQEASRKISKSSLRFNNFIYTNNSLNTLEGKKVIVKYSPLDTEILYLFFRNQFLGTANISAG, encoded by the coding sequence ATGGATACAGAAAAAGAATTACAATTACAGCGTTTCAAAATAATTGAGCCTTTTTTAAGAAAAGAAAAAAAATTAAAAGAGATAGAAGAAGAAACTGGTGTGTCATATGCTACACTAAAAAGATGGGTTAATGCCTACAAGAAAAACGGTATACTTGGACTTGATAAAAAACAAAGAACTGATAAAGATTCATATAGAGCTATTGATGAAGATGGAGTAGAATTTATAGAACAAATTTGTCGTGAAAGTAAGGAAACTAAAATTTCAAAACTTTATTCTTTCTGCAAAGAAAAGCTTTCAAGTAAATATAATATAAGCTACCCTACCTTCTATAGAATAGTTAGTAATTTAGATGGGTTTTTCAATAAATCTTCAAGCCTTCATATGAAGAAAATAAAAAAGGAAAATCAAGTTTATCTAGTTCTTGAAATTCCATTATATATCCTAGTATCTGAAGAGGAAAGTGAGCATAAAATAGTTCCTCAATTATTAATTTCTATTGATGTGGCTACATTAAAACCTATCAATCATGCTTTAAACTACAATACTTCAAGTATATATACCCTTTTGAGTTTTATCAGAGAGAGTATGCTTAAAGTATCAGTTAAGTCTGGAAAACTTGTAAAGCCGCAAGAAATTCTTGTTTCCTCTGAAAACATAAACAACAAGAAAATATTAAAAGAAATATATGACAGTACCTCAATAAAAATTACTGAATATTTTAGTGAAAATGAGGAAATCAGAAAGTTTGTTTCTTTTCTGGAAGAGGATATAGAAAAATTCTATTACCAAAATAATAAAATACTTTCTTATCAAAATTTAAAAAGTTTTCTTGATTCATATATTTATTTAGATAATCAAAAATATGATTTTGCTCTTAAATATGAGATGATAGAAGTTATTCCTTCTATTCGTGAACTTGATATTTTTCTTCAGGAAGCTAGTAGAAAAATAAGTAAATCTTCTTTGAGATTTAATAATTTTATCTACACTAACAATTCTTTAAATACTTTAGAAGGAAAAAAGGTTATTGTTAAATACAGCCCTCTTGATACTGAGATTTTGTATTTGTTTTTTAGAAATCAATTCTTAGGAACTGCTAATATTTCAGCTGGATAA